In uncultured Fibrobacter sp., the genomic window TGGTCCATGTCGAAGCTGTGGAGCGGCTGGCCCACGTCCATCAGAATGAAGTTCGTGATGTCGACCACGTTGTTGATGCTGTTCATGCCAACGGCATGCAGGAGCTTGGCGAGCCAAGCCGGAGACTTTTCAACCTTCACGTCCTTGATGACGCGGCCCACATAGCGGGAGCAACCGCAACCCGGAACCACTTCGAGGCTGATGGCAGAGCTAGCGGCTTCGGAATCTTCCTTGAGTTCGTAGGCGAGCGGCTTGAGCGGACGGCCGAACTTGGCGGCGAGTTCGCGGGCCACGCCACGGTGGCTGAGGGCGTCCGGGCGGTTCGGGGTCACGTTCAGTTCAAAGCAAACGTCATAGAGGCCGAGGCTTACGAACGGAGTGCCTGCCGGAATAGAATCGTCGAGAACCATGATGCCGGCGTGGTCGTCGCTGAGGCCGATTTCGTCTTCGGCGCAAATCATGCCGAAGCTTTCGACGCCGCGGATCTTGGATTTCTTCATCTTGAGGGTGCCGCCATCGGGGAGCGGGAGTTCTGCACCGATCGGGGCGAGCACCACGGTCTGGCCGGCGGCTACGTTCGGGGCGCCGCAAACGACCTGGATGGTTTCTTTGCCGTTATTGACGGTCGTAATGTGCAAGTGGTCGCTGTCCGGGTGGG contains:
- the ytpR gene encoding YtpR family tRNA-binding protein, producing MKVSLNWLRRHVDLPENAEEVAKALTSIGLEVEGTEEPGKVYEKLVVAKVLTCEAHPDSDHLHITTVNNGKETIQVVCGAPNVAAGQTVVLAPIGAELPLPDGGTLKMKKSKIRGVESFGMICAEDEIGLSDDHAGIMVLDDSIPAGTPFVSLGLYDVCFELNVTPNRPDALSHRGVARELAAKFGRPLKPLAYELKEDSEAASSAISLEVVPGCGCSRYVGRVIKDVKVEKSPAWLAKLLHAVGMNSINNVVDITNFILMDVGQPLHSFDMD